One window of the Mycobacterium sp. SVM_VP21 genome contains the following:
- a CDS encoding ABC transporter ATP-binding protein, with product MIRTEMHTVDMELNRNGHTPPVVLRPPVVLEARKLNKQFGEGDTATPILRNIDIQITRGEFVAMVGPSGSGKSTLLSILGLLDMPTSGDVLINGQSVSQLSRKQLATVRCQTLGYVFQAFNLLAGLSVVENVMLPGLLAGKSGRTQHAHAMSLLDQVGLAAKSKRVPSELSGGEQQRVAVARALFMKPDVILADEPTGNLDTVNGQRVIDALYNLNAAGQTIVLVTHDRKIADDAPRLISLLDGEVETDSGMAHAANNVTWLAEH from the coding sequence ATGATCAGGACCGAGATGCATACCGTGGATATGGAGCTCAACCGGAACGGACACACGCCGCCGGTCGTTCTTAGGCCTCCCGTGGTCCTTGAAGCGCGCAAACTCAACAAACAGTTCGGTGAGGGCGATACTGCCACGCCGATTTTGCGCAACATCGATATCCAGATAACTCGCGGCGAATTCGTCGCCATGGTCGGTCCGTCGGGTTCAGGCAAGTCCACCCTGCTGAGCATTCTCGGCCTGTTGGACATGCCGACCAGTGGCGACGTCCTCATCAACGGCCAGAGCGTCTCGCAACTCTCCCGCAAGCAGCTGGCCACCGTGCGATGTCAGACACTCGGCTACGTCTTCCAAGCCTTCAACCTTCTGGCGGGTCTCTCAGTAGTCGAGAACGTGATGCTCCCGGGCCTGCTGGCGGGTAAGTCCGGGCGCACCCAGCACGCGCATGCGATGAGCCTGCTCGACCAGGTCGGCCTGGCCGCCAAGTCCAAGCGCGTCCCGTCGGAATTGTCCGGCGGCGAGCAACAGCGCGTGGCCGTCGCCCGGGCGCTTTTCATGAAGCCCGACGTGATTCTCGCCGACGAGCCGACCGGCAATCTCGACACCGTAAATGGTCAGCGGGTTATTGACGCGTTGTATAACTTGAATGCAGCCGGTCAGACAATTGTTTTGGTGACCCACGACCGGAAAATAGCTGACGACGCTCCTCGTCTGATTTCATTGCTCGACGGTGAAGTTGAGACCGACAGCGGAATGGCTCACGCGGCAAATAATGTGACATGGCTCGCGGAACATTAG
- a CDS encoding FtsX-like permease family protein, which translates to MARGTLAATFGLLRIINFRAVRKHAFRAALAAFSLGGGVAVVVAVMIEVTSVSKAVEDVGYQIAGPAPLRVVGAATRGGISPAVVEDSRAVPGVAAVVPVIRGVTMIRNDGKESFGLGLGVDCSAQWIVDPKVCQTGQVEPPPAISKTLGDSLDASATLVTDVGQLSVEKFQRVADLDDVNNGLVAVLPLSMAKVQFARGDRVDMLYVTLDKDANADEVQQRLKTTLGPTYSVAPRSEPAKGYNVNDVLLPLLGIFALISIGVGVILITQITRLSVEERRREIAIASALGASPASIMTGFLSEAGLLGAVGSAMGVLTGIVISEPIVASASELTERFVGVTVPVILKPAILVVGVLAGILLAVGAAIGPALSASNTPIAAELSGRAAQEQTTQRKIWFKALLLLAIGLTGVIAARLATLSGALVAWQAIIADIGAVVALVGLLLATAYLSAQAITSLRPRPDKSSGATLTIALNALRSDRSRTAAISGAIAVPVVVAILLSGFLVAIHIGATKVAESQADGRIAITTTQFADYGPIDARFAPQTVNKLNSVAGVEKTERMAEIEISLKDGSLAHIQAQDRPTFPFGLLAGQSPEASQKANQVVIGSVLAREKNLHIGDTLVFGSGLDAQAMSIGTIVATPEYGGRRIYMPYAIAEQIYGPQPAGLIFATPASGFTAGQVIENIKAAQFDQPLTAVDTDGYAADIAASIGRYLTPLNTLKYGLLAIAFISVLSTLLLVGIRRRREVALIQALGATRLRVFSITTIEAVVAGAAGGLFGAVLAIAISEAVRRAAVVNVGLVTPLVFPWTDAVLYAVLATVAAVFAAIIPAWKSTRSTPATELRDE; encoded by the coding sequence ATGGCTCGCGGAACATTAGCCGCGACATTCGGCCTGCTGCGGATAATCAACTTCCGCGCCGTCCGTAAACACGCATTCCGGGCCGCACTGGCGGCATTCTCACTCGGCGGCGGTGTGGCAGTCGTGGTGGCCGTCATGATCGAGGTCACCAGCGTCTCCAAGGCCGTCGAAGACGTCGGCTACCAGATCGCCGGGCCGGCCCCGCTGCGCGTGGTCGGGGCGGCCACCCGCGGCGGCATCAGTCCCGCCGTCGTCGAAGACTCCCGGGCGGTGCCCGGGGTGGCAGCCGTGGTGCCGGTTATCCGCGGGGTGACCATGATCCGCAACGACGGCAAAGAGAGTTTCGGGCTGGGCCTGGGCGTGGACTGCTCCGCACAGTGGATCGTCGACCCGAAGGTCTGCCAGACCGGGCAGGTAGAGCCCCCGCCGGCAATCTCGAAGACCCTGGGCGACTCCCTGGACGCCTCGGCGACCCTGGTCACCGATGTCGGGCAGCTGTCAGTGGAGAAGTTCCAGCGGGTAGCCGACCTCGACGATGTCAACAACGGCCTGGTGGCGGTGCTGCCGCTGAGCATGGCGAAAGTGCAGTTTGCCCGCGGCGACCGGGTGGACATGCTGTACGTGACCCTGGACAAGGACGCCAACGCCGATGAGGTCCAGCAGCGACTGAAGACCACGCTGGGCCCCACCTACAGCGTGGCGCCCCGCAGCGAGCCAGCGAAGGGCTACAACGTCAACGACGTGCTGCTGCCCCTGCTGGGGATCTTCGCCCTGATCTCGATCGGCGTCGGGGTCATCCTGATCACCCAGATCACTCGGCTCTCCGTGGAGGAGCGCCGACGCGAGATCGCGATCGCGTCGGCATTGGGGGCCTCGCCCGCGTCGATCATGACCGGATTCCTCAGCGAAGCCGGGCTGCTGGGTGCCGTGGGCTCGGCGATGGGCGTGCTGACCGGCATCGTGATCTCCGAACCCATCGTGGCCAGCGCCAGCGAACTGACCGAACGCTTCGTCGGTGTCACCGTGCCGGTAATCCTCAAGCCGGCGATCCTGGTGGTCGGCGTCCTGGCCGGCATCCTGCTGGCGGTGGGGGCCGCGATCGGCCCCGCCCTGTCAGCGTCCAACACTCCCATCGCAGCCGAGCTGTCCGGGCGGGCGGCGCAGGAACAGACCACGCAGCGCAAGATCTGGTTCAAGGCGCTGCTGCTGCTGGCGATCGGACTGACCGGCGTGATCGCGGCGCGGCTGGCCACGCTGTCCGGCGCACTGGTCGCGTGGCAGGCCATCATCGCCGACATCGGCGCGGTGGTCGCCCTCGTCGGCCTCCTGTTGGCTACGGCGTACTTGAGCGCGCAGGCGATCACCAGCCTGCGCCCGCGGCCGGACAAGTCGAGCGGGGCGACGCTGACCATCGCGCTCAACGCGTTGCGCTCGGACCGGTCACGCACCGCCGCTATCTCGGGCGCTATCGCGGTGCCCGTTGTGGTTGCGATCCTGCTGTCCGGATTCCTGGTGGCGATCCACATCGGCGCCACCAAGGTCGCCGAATCGCAGGCGGACGGCCGCATTGCCATCACCACGACACAGTTCGCCGATTACGGGCCCATTGATGCCCGATTCGCTCCGCAGACGGTCAACAAACTGAACTCGGTGGCCGGGGTGGAAAAGACGGAGCGGATGGCTGAAATCGAGATCAGCCTCAAAGACGGGTCGTTGGCGCATATTCAGGCGCAGGATCGGCCGACATTTCCGTTCGGATTACTCGCGGGGCAATCCCCGGAGGCAAGCCAGAAAGCCAATCAGGTCGTCATCGGCAGCGTCCTGGCACGCGAGAAAAATCTCCACATAGGTGACACTCTTGTATTTGGAAGTGGACTCGACGCGCAGGCGATGAGTATCGGCACCATTGTCGCCACCCCCGAATACGGCGGACGTCGCATCTACATGCCCTACGCGATCGCCGAGCAGATCTACGGCCCCCAGCCCGCCGGCCTGATTTTCGCCACCCCGGCGTCCGGGTTCACCGCCGGCCAGGTCATCGAGAACATCAAGGCCGCGCAGTTCGACCAGCCACTGACCGCAGTGGACACCGATGGTTACGCCGCCGACATCGCGGCCTCCATCGGCCGCTATCTCACGCCGCTGAACACGCTGAAGTACGGCCTGCTGGCGATCGCCTTCATCTCGGTGCTGTCGACACTGCTGCTGGTCGGCATCCGCCGCAGGCGCGAGGTGGCGCTGATCCAGGCACTGGGCGCCACTCGCCTGCGCGTGTTCAGCATCACCACCATCGAGGCCGTCGTCGCCGGTGCCGCCGGCGGACTGTTCGGCGCGGTGCTCGCGATCGCCATCTCCGAGGCGGTGCGGCGGGCGGCCGTCGTCAACGTCGGGCTGGTCACCCCGCTGGTGTTCCCCTGGACCGACGCGGTGCTCTATGCCGTGCTGGCCACCGTCGCCGCGGTCTTCGCGGCCATCATTCCCGCCTGGAAGAGCACTCGGTCCACTCCGGCGACCGAACTGCGCGACGAGTGA
- a CDS encoding FAD-binding oxidoreductase, whose translation MTATTPTVPGFTGDAVYPGEARYDEVRQVFNGLIDKRPRVVLQCRSQDDIVAAVRYAVDSGAQIAVRSGGHSVAGHSATDGGIVIDLTLMRGVRVDAQARIAYVDAGATWGDVDPVTSRHGLACPGGVVSTTGVGGFSLGGGIGWLSRAHGMTCDNLIGATLVTASGEVLTVSETQNADVLWGLRGGGGNFGVVAQFVLRLHPIDGVVAGVQSYPDTDAEAALKHFRAQMDNAPDHLASILDFSSDLTTGQSLVNVLACSTRTDPSAGEDVSALLNVRGVAAKPVVAVQHKLDYSTWQQALDYTAPYGWLNYWKSLFVTELTDEAIRRIALLGRSRPSAQTRLHLIRLGGYASRVPADSTAIVAREHPYIIHLMATWTDPVESARCTAWARQAFEILRPLGPDSAYLNFVGDEGQDRIRATFGDAGYQRLAELKARLDPANRFTLNHNIEPATGN comes from the coding sequence ATGACAGCCACCACCCCCACCGTTCCGGGATTTACCGGCGATGCCGTCTACCCCGGCGAGGCCCGCTACGACGAGGTGCGCCAGGTCTTCAACGGCCTGATCGACAAGCGACCGCGGGTGGTGCTGCAGTGCCGCTCGCAGGACGACATCGTCGCCGCCGTCCGCTACGCCGTGGACTCCGGTGCCCAGATCGCGGTGCGCAGCGGCGGCCACAGCGTCGCCGGCCACTCGGCCACCGATGGCGGCATCGTCATCGACCTGACGCTGATGCGCGGGGTACGGGTCGACGCGCAGGCGCGGATCGCCTACGTCGACGCCGGCGCCACCTGGGGCGACGTGGACCCGGTCACCAGCCGCCACGGCCTGGCCTGCCCCGGCGGGGTGGTCTCGACGACCGGCGTCGGGGGATTTTCGCTCGGCGGCGGCATCGGGTGGCTCTCCCGCGCCCACGGCATGACCTGCGACAACCTGATCGGCGCAACCCTGGTGACCGCGTCCGGCGAGGTATTGACGGTCAGTGAGACCCAGAACGCCGACGTGCTGTGGGGCCTGCGCGGCGGGGGCGGCAACTTCGGCGTGGTGGCGCAGTTCGTACTGCGCCTGCACCCGATCGACGGTGTGGTGGCCGGCGTACAGTCCTACCCCGACACCGACGCCGAGGCAGCTCTCAAGCACTTCCGCGCCCAGATGGACAACGCACCGGATCACCTGGCGTCCATCCTCGACTTCTCCTCCGACCTCACGACGGGCCAGTCGCTGGTCAATGTTCTGGCCTGCTCGACACGGACCGACCCGTCCGCCGGCGAGGACGTGAGCGCGCTGCTCAATGTTCGCGGCGTGGCAGCCAAGCCGGTGGTGGCCGTGCAGCACAAGCTGGACTACTCGACCTGGCAGCAGGCCCTTGATTACACGGCGCCGTACGGCTGGCTGAACTACTGGAAGTCGCTGTTCGTCACCGAGCTCACCGACGAGGCGATCCGGCGCATCGCCCTGCTGGGGCGGTCACGTCCCTCGGCGCAGACCCGGCTGCACCTGATCCGGCTCGGCGGGTACGCCAGCCGGGTTCCGGCGGACTCGACGGCTATCGTCGCCCGCGAACACCCCTACATCATTCATTTGATGGCGACGTGGACCGATCCCGTCGAGAGCGCACGCTGCACGGCGTGGGCCCGGCAGGCTTTCGAGATACTGCGGCCACTGGGCCCGGACAGCGCCTACCTGAACTTCGTCGGGGACGAAGGGCAAGACCGCATTCGCGCGACATTCGGTGACGCCGGCTACCAACGTCTCGCCGAACTCAAGGCACGCCTGGATCCGGCCAACCGATTCACCCTCAACCACAACATCGAGCCTGCGACAGGGAACTAA
- a CDS encoding amidase family protein, with protein sequence MSTAHDDELAFAGVARLAQLVRAREVSPRELVTLYLDRIARLDPVLNVFRTVMGDQAMAEAAHVEHRLAAGEALPLAGVPIAVKDDTDVAGVSSMCGTGIDVGPASADSAAVRRLRAAGAVIIGKTHLSEFGAYPVSESATWGVTRNPWDLYRTPGGSSGGSAAAVASGMVPGATGSDSGGSVRIPAACCGLVGLKGQRGRVSTKESPERAYRFHGLNHIGPLARSVMDAALLHDAMTGPEPDDEIPSPPPAPPLMEALLAHPRRLRIAMSFKPVVPVHVSEEVRRPVLETAELLRSMGHEVVERNPVYPVMGIAAVLALFMNGFAHEIERLPKTELLERRMQAEARTSRLVPDWLANRAVAAEPRITARSQRRIADFDILMTPVLAIPPVRVGYFEGLGPTRAMLKMLKFIPFTFPQCYSGQPAMSVPTGIAPDGLPEAVHLVARANDEATLVSLAAQIEVAQPWAHRRPPTEALLSQVG encoded by the coding sequence ATGTCTACCGCGCACGATGATGAGTTGGCCTTCGCCGGCGTCGCGCGCTTGGCGCAGTTGGTGCGCGCGCGTGAGGTGTCGCCGCGCGAACTGGTGACCCTGTACCTGGATCGAATCGCCCGCCTTGACCCGGTTTTGAACGTCTTTCGCACCGTGATGGGCGATCAGGCGATGGCCGAGGCGGCACACGTCGAGCATCGACTGGCCGCCGGGGAAGCACTGCCGTTGGCCGGTGTGCCGATCGCGGTCAAGGACGACACCGACGTGGCGGGCGTTTCCTCGATGTGTGGCACCGGAATTGACGTCGGCCCCGCTAGCGCCGACAGTGCAGCGGTGCGACGGCTCCGGGCTGCCGGCGCGGTGATCATCGGCAAGACTCATCTCTCGGAGTTCGGCGCCTACCCGGTGAGCGAATCGGCGACCTGGGGAGTGACCCGTAACCCGTGGGATCTCTACCGGACCCCGGGCGGCTCCAGCGGCGGCTCAGCCGCGGCCGTCGCCTCCGGCATGGTGCCCGGTGCCACCGGCAGTGACAGTGGCGGCTCGGTCCGCATTCCGGCCGCCTGCTGTGGGCTGGTCGGACTGAAGGGCCAGCGCGGCCGGGTCAGCACCAAGGAGTCGCCGGAGCGGGCTTATCGGTTCCACGGGCTCAACCACATTGGGCCGTTGGCCCGCAGCGTGATGGATGCGGCGCTGCTGCACGACGCGATGACCGGTCCCGAACCCGACGACGAGATTCCCTCGCCACCGCCGGCACCACCACTGATGGAGGCACTACTGGCGCATCCGCGACGGCTGCGGATCGCGATGTCGTTCAAGCCTGTTGTACCGGTACACGTGAGCGAAGAGGTACGCCGCCCGGTGCTGGAGACCGCCGAGTTGTTGCGCTCGATGGGCCACGAGGTGGTCGAGCGCAACCCGGTCTATCCGGTGATGGGTATCGCCGCGGTGCTCGCACTGTTCATGAACGGGTTCGCCCACGAGATCGAGCGGCTCCCGAAAACCGAACTGTTGGAACGGCGTATGCAGGCCGAGGCCCGGACCAGCCGGCTGGTCCCGGATTGGCTGGCCAACCGGGCTGTCGCCGCGGAGCCGCGGATCACCGCGCGCTCGCAGCGCAGGATCGCCGACTTCGACATCCTGATGACACCGGTGCTGGCCATTCCGCCGGTACGGGTGGGCTACTTCGAGGGACTCGGGCCGACCCGGGCGATGCTGAAGATGCTCAAGTTCATCCCGTTCACCTTCCCCCAGTGCTACAGCGGTCAGCCGGCCATGTCAGTCCCGACTGGGATCGCCCCCGACGGCCTGCCCGAGGCGGTGCACCTGGTGGCGCGGGCCAACGACGAGGCCACCCTGGTTTCACTGGCGGCACAGATCGAGGTGGCGCAGCCCTGGGCGCACCGCCGTCCGCCGACCGAGGCGCTGTTGAGCCAGGTCGGCTAG
- a CDS encoding HNH endonuclease: MRSNSRGAVVEVFDALSADLDRALDLDFDALTPRECLALLRRCELLRRRLPAVEHPMVNRLAGTDPAELGGKPRWVLADELHLTRGEAGRRLAEAAELGDRRTLTGEALEPVLPTVATAQRAGKISTAHIAVIRSFFTYLPAEVDAGTLTQAEQHLTALGTECRPDELAKLAQRLADHLYPDGNYTEDDRAKRRGVILGPQGSDGMTPIKGYLDPQARATWDAVLARWAAPGMCNPNDDTPCTGGTPSQAAIDTDTRSAAQRNHDALTAMCRALLASGNLGQHNGLPATIIVSTTLTDLENGTGKAHTGGGTWLPIRDVIALASHAHHYLRIYDGAKELALFHTKRLASPGQRIVLYAKERGCSHPNCPVSGYHCEVHHDDDYAKTRRTDITDLTLRCGPHHELITSGGWQTRKRHDGTTQTLPPPHLDHGQPRINHYHHPEKLLGDKDSDDDDEDGH, translated from the coding sequence ATGCGTTCGAATAGCCGGGGAGCGGTCGTGGAGGTGTTCGACGCGCTGTCGGCGGATCTGGATCGGGCGCTGGATCTGGACTTCGATGCACTGACCCCGCGGGAATGCCTAGCCCTGCTGCGACGCTGCGAACTGCTACGGCGCCGGCTTCCCGCGGTGGAGCATCCGATGGTCAACCGGCTCGCCGGCACCGACCCCGCCGAGTTGGGCGGCAAACCCCGTTGGGTGCTGGCAGACGAGTTGCATCTGACCCGCGGAGAGGCCGGGCGGCGTCTGGCGGAGGCCGCCGAACTGGGTGACCGCCGCACCCTCACCGGCGAAGCGTTGGAACCGGTACTGCCGACGGTGGCTACCGCCCAACGTGCGGGGAAGATCAGCACCGCCCACATCGCGGTGATCCGCTCCTTCTTCACCTACCTACCCGCCGAGGTCGACGCCGGCACCCTGACCCAGGCCGAACAACACCTCACCGCATTGGGCACCGAGTGTCGTCCCGACGAACTCGCCAAACTCGCCCAACGCCTCGCCGACCACCTATACCCCGACGGCAACTACACCGAAGACGATCGCGCCAAACGCCGCGGTGTAATCCTCGGCCCGCAAGGCAGCGACGGCATGACCCCCATCAAGGGCTACCTCGACCCCCAAGCCCGCGCCACCTGGGACGCCGTACTGGCCCGCTGGGCAGCCCCCGGCATGTGCAACCCCAACGATGACACCCCCTGTACCGGAGGCACTCCGTCGCAAGCCGCGATCGACACCGATACCCGCAGCGCCGCCCAACGCAACCACGACGCCCTGACCGCCATGTGCCGCGCCCTACTGGCCTCGGGAAACCTCGGCCAGCACAACGGCTTACCGGCCACCATCATCGTCTCCACCACCCTGACCGACCTGGAGAACGGCACCGGCAAAGCCCACACCGGCGGCGGCACCTGGCTCCCCATCCGCGACGTGATCGCCCTAGCCAGCCACGCCCACCACTACCTACGCATCTACGACGGCGCCAAAGAGCTGGCCTTATTCCACACCAAACGGCTGGCCTCACCCGGACAACGCATCGTGCTCTACGCCAAAGAACGCGGCTGCTCCCACCCCAACTGCCCCGTCTCCGGCTACCACTGCGAAGTCCATCACGACGACGACTACGCCAAAACCAGACGCACCGACATCACCGACCTCACCCTGCGCTGCGGCCCCCACCATGAGCTCATCACGTCAGGCGGCTGGCAGACTCGCAAACGCCACGACGGCACCACCCAAACCCTGCCCCCGCCCCATCTAGACCACGGCCAGCCCCGGATCAACCACTACCACCACCCGGAAAAGCTGCTGGGCGACAAGGACTCCGACGACGATGATGAGGATGGACACTAG
- a CDS encoding NAD-dependent epimerase/dehydratase family protein: MRAFVTGGTGFVGSNLVAALLKQGMQVRVLRRSTSPMAALEGLDCETRIGDVNDGVDALTEAMADCDWVFHTAAISDYWRYRTQTRLYRTNVDGTRDMATAAARAGVKRFIYTSSLAALGVPERGHELVETDEFNIRPRQFPYAHSKHLAESELQKAAAAGLPVVIVNPSAVIGPRDVNRIASAMLVEAQHGRLWFAAPGGTNFVSVDDVVAGHIAAAERGRIGERYILGGENLLFREAFAVANGLFGRRPPSVMLPRWFIPVAAAGVSVARAVVGPRLPIDARQMRLSTAEIFADASKSRQELGVPFTPFATALRAGYEWYRDNGYLD; the protein is encoded by the coding sequence ATGCGCGCATTCGTCACTGGGGGAACCGGATTCGTAGGCTCGAACCTGGTTGCCGCGCTGCTGAAGCAGGGCATGCAGGTGCGGGTGTTGCGCCGCTCGACCTCGCCGATGGCCGCGCTTGAGGGTTTGGACTGCGAGACCCGGATCGGCGACGTCAACGATGGCGTCGACGCACTCACCGAGGCAATGGCCGACTGTGACTGGGTGTTTCACACTGCAGCGATCTCGGACTACTGGCGCTATCGGACGCAGACCCGGCTGTATCGCACCAACGTCGACGGCACCCGCGATATGGCAACCGCCGCTGCGCGCGCCGGGGTCAAGCGTTTCATTTACACCAGTTCGCTCGCCGCGCTGGGCGTTCCGGAGCGCGGTCATGAGCTGGTCGAGACCGACGAGTTCAACATCCGCCCGCGGCAGTTCCCCTACGCGCACAGCAAGCACCTCGCGGAGTCCGAGCTACAGAAGGCCGCCGCGGCCGGTCTGCCTGTCGTGATCGTCAACCCGTCGGCGGTCATCGGGCCTCGCGACGTCAACCGCATTGCTAGCGCGATGCTCGTCGAAGCGCAGCACGGCCGGTTGTGGTTCGCTGCGCCCGGCGGCACCAACTTCGTCTCGGTCGACGACGTGGTGGCCGGCCACATCGCCGCCGCCGAACGGGGTCGGATCGGGGAGCGCTACATCCTGGGCGGCGAAAACCTGCTGTTCCGTGAGGCATTCGCAGTCGCCAACGGACTCTTCGGTCGGCGCCCACCCTCGGTCATGTTGCCGCGCTGGTTCATTCCGGTGGCGGCAGCGGGGGTGAGCGTGGCGCGCGCCGTGGTGGGACCGCGACTGCCGATCGACGCCCGCCAGATGCGACTGTCGACCGCGGAGATCTTCGCCGATGCCAGCAAGTCTCGCCAGGAGTTGGGTGTGCCGTTCACCCCGTTCGCGACCGCACTGCGTGCCGGCTACGAGTGGTATCGCGACAACGGCTACCTGGACTAG